In Bacillus sp. NP247, one DNA window encodes the following:
- the coaW gene encoding type II pantothenate kinase: MRNVVGIDAGGTLTKIAYFNEMNRLVFEKFYSYEQERIKEWLHNNNSITQLCITGGKAKQLEQLLSGSYEIVELNEFEATLAGVRYILKEEKLAINNFVLTNIGTGTSIHYVHDKQYVRAGGTGVGGGTIMGLSKLLTNIDHFEDVIPLTKIGSRKSLDITVGDIYGGILSPIDNNLTASNFGKATITDSNYSSSDILATVQGLVGEVITALSLQFAEAKNIDHIIYIGSTLCNNVHLQNIISSYTEYQNKIPVFLQDGGYSGAIGALLHGTQ; encoded by the coding sequence ATGCGGAATGTTGTTGGTATTGATGCTGGGGGAACATTAACAAAAATTGCTTACTTTAACGAAATGAACAGATTAGTTTTTGAAAAATTTTATTCATATGAACAAGAAAGAATTAAAGAATGGCTTCATAATAATAATTCAATTACACAATTATGCATTACAGGTGGTAAAGCTAAACAGTTAGAACAACTACTTTCAGGTTCATATGAAATAGTAGAGTTAAACGAGTTTGAAGCTACTTTAGCTGGAGTACGATACATACTAAAAGAAGAAAAACTTGCTATAAACAACTTTGTATTAACAAATATCGGTACAGGTACTTCCATTCACTACGTTCACGACAAGCAATACGTTCGCGCTGGTGGAACTGGAGTTGGCGGTGGTACTATTATGGGTCTTTCAAAACTATTAACAAATATAGATCATTTTGAAGATGTGATTCCGCTTACGAAAATTGGTTCAAGAAAAAGTCTAGATATTACAGTTGGAGATATTTATGGCGGGATTCTCTCCCCTATTGATAATAACTTAACTGCTAGCAATTTCGGAAAAGCGACCATTACAGATTCAAATTATAGTAGTTCAGATATACTAGCTACCGTTCAAGGACTTGTCGGTGAAGTCATCACCGCATTAAGCCTTCAATTCGCCGAAGCGAAAAATATTGACCATATCATTTACATCGGTTCTACTCTATGTAATAACGTACATCTTCAAAATATTATAAGTAGCTATACAGAATATCAAAACAAAATACCAGTCTTTTTACAAGACGGCGGTTATAGTGGTGCGATTGGTGCTTTACTTCATGGTACGCAATAA
- a CDS encoding 2'-5' RNA ligase family protein, with translation MRTILLFLNNMSTDEIESIREIHDPLFGLIPPHITSVFPFESNISNDELKSHISNMSKGIGTIEIKFASGVTSIGDYLFLGVEKGKEQIEKLHDKLYTGPLLRFLKRDIPYIPHVTVGRESSPELATEIAKEIPSFHEKLNCVINRISVERIGENGESIIEFEVPLQKS, from the coding sequence ATGCGTACAATTTTACTTTTTCTAAATAACATGTCTACTGATGAGATAGAAAGTATTCGAGAAATACACGACCCTTTATTTGGTTTAATTCCTCCCCACATAACAAGTGTATTTCCTTTTGAAAGTAATATTTCAAATGATGAATTGAAATCACATATTTCGAATATGTCAAAAGGGATAGGTACAATTGAGATTAAGTTTGCAAGTGGTGTAACTAGTATAGGAGACTATTTGTTTTTAGGAGTTGAAAAGGGTAAAGAACAAATAGAAAAACTACATGATAAATTGTATACAGGCCCCTTATTACGATTTTTGAAAAGAGACATTCCGTACATACCGCATGTAACAGTCGGAAGAGAAAGTAGCCCTGAGTTAGCAACTGAAATAGCGAAGGAGATTCCTAGTTTTCATGAGAAGTTGAACTGTGTAATCAATAGGATTAGTGTGGAACGAATTGGTGAGAATGGAGAATCAATTATTGAATTTGAAGTACCATTGCAAAAAAGCTGA
- a CDS encoding CcdC family protein, which yields MGDTSSLITVFLCVALLIFWRRYRSMYKPIKGKGKRILWPLLFLTPGILLFFGPVHPAILQVTIAASIGVIFAIPLIFLTNYERREDGNIYTKKSAAFLITFIGIVILRYSSRQYIVGLDPQTIGLLFYVVAVSYIIPWRIACYIKFRKVWRENNNHAI from the coding sequence ATGGGAGATACATCTTCACTAATAACAGTCTTTTTATGCGTAGCACTGCTAATTTTTTGGCGACGATATCGTTCTATGTATAAGCCGATAAAGGGAAAGGGAAAACGTATTTTGTGGCCATTACTATTTTTAACACCGGGTATTTTATTGTTTTTTGGCCCAGTACATCCAGCTATATTACAAGTGACTATAGCGGCATCCATTGGGGTGATTTTCGCAATCCCACTTATATTTCTAACAAACTATGAGCGAAGAGAAGACGGAAACATTTATACGAAAAAAAGTGCTGCCTTTTTAATTACTTTTATCGGAATTGTTATTTTAAGATATAGTTCAAGACAATATATTGTTGGCTTAGATCCGCAAACAATAGGCTTATTATTTTACGTTGTTGCGGTGTCTTATATTATTCCGTGGAGGATTGCTTGTTATATAAAGTTTAGGAAAGTTTGGCGGGAAAATAATAATCATGCTATATGA
- a CDS encoding DUF4052 family protein has protein sequence MTMLMKQLKLHINFHYNAFIIFWIAALLIKGITSAMDLKGIKEGFLQHILSNPSIVIIFFIVVSSFIIQDDLFRLAVSFGVTRLEFFIGSVCYIILQAAVFSFLQVILLQNTLYSTTNTSLGEHSVEQFIVQLLLYATIATFFQVAVVIKKRFKWIGLMVGGTLFISLNSVLYGEVGIQDLNSTSNLSLIDIPYFTAISIGLTVVYILTSGIFIRKVSFE, from the coding sequence ATGACGATGTTAATGAAGCAGTTGAAGTTACATATAAATTTTCATTATAATGCATTTATTATATTTTGGATTGCAGCATTACTTATAAAAGGAATAACAAGTGCAATGGATTTAAAAGGAATAAAGGAAGGATTTTTACAACATATTTTAAGTAATCCTTCGATTGTAATTATATTTTTTATAGTAGTAAGCTCTTTCATTATACAGGATGATCTGTTTCGTTTAGCTGTTTCGTTTGGAGTAACGAGGTTAGAGTTTTTCATTGGATCAGTTTGCTATATTATATTACAGGCTGCGGTTTTCTCATTCCTTCAAGTGATTCTTTTACAAAATACATTGTACAGTACAACAAATACTAGTCTAGGAGAACACTCAGTAGAACAGTTTATTGTACAACTATTATTGTATGCTACAATAGCAACTTTCTTTCAAGTAGCAGTAGTAATTAAGAAACGGTTTAAGTGGATTGGTCTTATGGTAGGAGGAACACTTTTTATATCATTGAATAGTGTGCTTTATGGTGAAGTAGGAATACAGGATTTAAATTCTACATCTAATCTATCTTTAATAGATATTCCATATTTTACTGCCATTTCAATTGGATTAACTGTCGTCTATATCTTGACTAGCGGTATATTCATTCGAAAAGTATCATTTGAGTAA
- a CDS encoding ATP-binding cassette domain-containing protein: MIALETKKLSKKYKKKLAVNEVTISLEEHKIYGLLGRNGAGKTTLLNILAGQIISSSGSVAVFGENVFENSKAMQNICFVRVKEEAHLSYKVKEIFKMCSMFYKNWDGKYAEELADKFQLNMTEKYHKLSHGMQTVVGIIQGLASRAPITIFDEPTTGLDAAHRELFYSLLLEDYGEYPRTIILSTHLVEEVTHVIEDVIIIKEGRLVVQSSVEDILQQGHIISGQKDKVDAFSINKKVINREVYGNKGIAVIWEELTNEDYYSLEKEGLVVDKITLQKLFIHITGGEVK, translated from the coding sequence ATGATTGCACTTGAAACGAAAAAATTGTCCAAAAAATATAAAAAGAAACTAGCTGTAAATGAAGTAACAATTTCATTGGAAGAGCATAAAATATATGGTTTGCTTGGAAGAAACGGAGCAGGGAAAACGACATTATTAAACATACTTGCTGGTCAAATTATTTCAAGTAGTGGAAGCGTAGCTGTATTTGGCGAAAATGTATTTGAAAATAGTAAAGCGATGCAAAATATTTGTTTCGTTAGAGTGAAAGAAGAAGCTCATTTAAGTTATAAAGTAAAAGAAATCTTTAAGATGTGTAGCATGTTTTATAAAAATTGGGATGGAAAGTATGCTGAAGAACTTGCAGATAAATTTCAGCTTAATATGACAGAGAAATACCATAAACTATCACATGGCATGCAAACAGTCGTAGGAATTATTCAAGGACTAGCAAGTAGGGCACCAATTACTATTTTTGATGAGCCGACTACCGGTTTAGATGCAGCACATCGAGAGTTGTTTTATAGTTTGCTATTAGAAGATTATGGTGAGTATCCCCGAACAATTATATTATCAACACATTTAGTAGAAGAAGTAACCCATGTAATTGAAGATGTAATCATCATAAAAGAAGGAAGACTAGTTGTTCAATCATCAGTGGAAGATATATTACAACAGGGGCATATAATTTCAGGACAAAAAGATAAGGTAGATGCATTTTCGATTAATAAAAAAGTTATAAATCGAGAAGTTTATGGAAATAAGGGCATTGCTGTTATATGGGAAGAACTTACTAATGAAGATTATTACTCTCTTGAAAAAGAAGGATTAGTAGTTGATAAAATTACATTACAAAAACTATTTATTCATATAACTGGTGGTGAAGTGAAATGA
- a CDS encoding GntR family transcriptional regulator, whose translation MKPTLEQNKLIYIQIAETIESDILKDILLEEEQVPSTNQFAKMLQINPATAAKGVNLLVDEGILFKKRGIGMFVASGAKEVVLKKRQNAFMTEYLPKVWEEAKVLEISKEELMDMIQKITKEAKEE comes from the coding sequence GTGAAACCAACTCTGGAGCAAAATAAATTAATATACATACAAATTGCAGAAACTATTGAATCTGATATTTTAAAAGACATATTACTTGAAGAAGAACAAGTTCCATCGACAAATCAATTTGCTAAGATGCTACAAATTAACCCGGCAACTGCTGCGAAAGGGGTAAATCTATTAGTGGATGAGGGCATTTTATTTAAAAAGAGAGGGATTGGAATGTTTGTTGCAAGTGGTGCGAAGGAAGTCGTATTAAAGAAGCGGCAAAATGCTTTTATGACAGAGTATTTACCTAAAGTATGGGAAGAAGCAAAAGTATTAGAAATCTCTAAAGAAGAATTAATGGATATGATTCAAAAAATTACAAAGGAGGCGAAAGAGGAATGA
- a CDS encoding DinB family protein has translation MELVYKISYFRMYDHYLPKLTQVIKCLNAEDLWKRDGEANSIGGIVLHICEHVKRNTIRYSNPNVNFEKGIEEYFPKKALNSEMLLEIVEKVFREWGNRYIKACKGRTDIDLHSLLHLVEHTSYHLGQVVDRTKSLKRERFNFCQNGINEKDLRTKIENTEIFRRGSFIIE, from the coding sequence ATGGAGCTTGTTTATAAAATTTCTTATTTCAGAATGTATGATCATTATTTACCAAAGCTAACACAAGTAATAAAGTGTTTAAATGCGGAAGACTTGTGGAAAAGAGATGGTGAGGCTAATTCAATTGGAGGTATAGTATTACATATCTGCGAACATGTAAAAAGAAATACGATTCGTTACTCGAATCCAAATGTGAATTTTGAAAAGGGGATTGAAGAGTACTTTCCAAAGAAGGCATTAAATTCTGAAATGCTGCTGGAAATTGTAGAAAAAGTATTTCGTGAATGGGGAAACAGGTATATAAAAGCATGTAAAGGAAGAACCGATATTGATTTGCATAGCTTATTACACTTAGTCGAGCACACAAGTTATCATTTGGGGCAAGTAGTAGACCGAACGAAATCTTTAAAGCGAGAGAGGTTTAACTTTTGTCAAAATGGTATCAATGAAAAAGATTTGAGAACGAAGATTGAAAATACGGAAATTTTCAGAAGAGGGTCATTCATTATCGAATGA
- a CDS encoding DUF4825 domain-containing protein, producing MNYMNRIAGVMLTIFLFVTACSNGGRIKEISDIGPADFKKYTWTYVGNNSDVSAIVKSLPGGETVQSISLKNEKIAVKYGEKKNDKLTEDMIETYWFDEKDTMKKNFLFNAIYLAILVPNAKGYEFQLETKNFTLKREELLPILYKEFNDFPKGDQIWNKGIIMNFFYGNLEKIVALVNNKNFRKQFFDEHPIQETK from the coding sequence ATGAACTATATGAATAGAATAGCAGGTGTTATGCTAACAATTTTTTTATTTGTTACTGCTTGTTCTAACGGAGGGAGAATAAAAGAAATATCAGATATTGGACCAGCGGATTTTAAGAAATATACGTGGACGTACGTTGGAAATAATTCTGATGTGTCTGCAATTGTTAAAAGTTTACCTGGTGGTGAAACAGTTCAAAGTATAAGCTTGAAAAATGAGAAAATTGCAGTGAAATACGGTGAAAAAAAGAACGATAAATTAACAGAAGATATGATTGAGACGTATTGGTTTGACGAAAAGGATACGATGAAAAAGAACTTTCTCTTTAATGCTATTTATCTTGCAATTTTAGTACCAAATGCGAAAGGGTATGAGTTTCAATTGGAAACTAAGAATTTTACACTGAAAAGAGAAGAACTCTTACCCATACTGTATAAAGAATTTAATGATTTTCCGAAAGGCGATCAAATATGGAATAAGGGAATCATAATGAACTTCTTTTATGGTAATTTAGAAAAAATAGTAGCGCTTGTTAATAATAAAAATTTCCGGAAACAATTCTTTGATGAACATCCTATACAGGAAACTAAGTGA
- a CDS encoding YrzI family small protein: protein MTISVLFLSITIQRNTLSKAEILHNEQIAKAMNDVKERQVLYCDLL, encoded by the coding sequence ATGACTATTAGCGTATTGTTTTTAAGTATTACGATTCAAAGAAATACACTTTCCAAAGCTGAAATTCTTCATAATGAGCAAATTGCAAAAGCTATGAATGATGTTAAGGAGCGCCAAGTGCTTTATTGTGATCTCCTGTAA
- a CDS encoding YrzI family small protein codes for MTFHIFFFTTALQKKTLSEAEIFRKQQLKQTMDKITDIKSSYYTQMY; via the coding sequence ATGACTTTTCATATTTTCTTTTTTACGACAGCACTTCAGAAAAAAACGTTATCTGAAGCTGAAATCTTTCGTAAACAACAATTAAAACAAACTATGGATAAAATAACGGACATTAAAAGTTCGTATTATACACAAATGTATTAA
- a CDS encoding YrzI family small protein, whose amino-acid sequence MKFKAFFLTITIQKRKPSKAEILREQHIKNIMDEVKERQSSYYNRLY is encoded by the coding sequence ATGAAATTTAAGGCTTTCTTTTTAACGATTACCATTCAAAAACGTAAACCTTCAAAAGCTGAAATCTTACGTGAACAACATATCAAAAACATTATGGACGAAGTGAAAGAGCGCCAGTCCTCTTATTACAATCGTCTTTACTAA
- a CDS encoding YrzI family small protein: MKFKAFFLTITIQKRKFTKAEILREQQIKNIMDDVKERQSSYYNRLY; the protein is encoded by the coding sequence ATGAAATTTAAAGCATTCTTTTTAACTATCACTATTCAAAAACGAAAATTTACTAAAGCTGAAATCTTACGTGAACAACAAATTAAAAATATTATGGATGATGTGAAAGAGCGCCAGTCCTCTTATTACAATCGTCTTTACTAA
- a CDS encoding YrzI family small protein, which translates to MKFRVLFLTITIQKNKLSESDMLHDRQIEQAMDNVKERQSHYCSHL; encoded by the coding sequence ATGAAATTCAGAGTATTATTTTTAACTATTACCATTCAAAAAAATAAACTGTCTGAGTCTGATATGCTTCATGACCGACAAATTGAACAGGCTATGGACAACGTAAAAGAACGACAAAGTCATTATTGTAGTCACCTGTAA
- a CDS encoding YrzI family small protein — MKFHLFFLTITIQKETISANEVQQEVQYKKIIDEIRDRRSKYYTHL, encoded by the coding sequence ATGAAGTTTCACCTTTTCTTTTTAACCATTACGATTCAAAAAGAAACTATATCTGCAAATGAAGTACAACAAGAGGTACAGTATAAAAAGATTATAGATGAAATTCGTGATCGTAGAAGCAAGTACTACACTCACCTATAA
- a CDS encoding AI-2E family transporter codes for MKSKVHFWTLEVLMVVGIIFICTKISFLFQPIGIFISTLFFPILIALFLYFIFNPLLVFLENKKVPRGLAILLLYLFIITLTGVAIGVVVPTISQQLMDLVKNMPTYIKEGKVYIQDLSHHRLFEWLSTQNYVSIETIEKNAIEYLKEIPNTLTSSATALFGIITNVALVIFTVPFILFYMFKDGHAFPGKAVSVLPESYREEGLRIIKETNETLSAYIQGQALVCMFIGAFTFTGYLIIGLPYAFVLGIIAAFTNIIPNLGPFIGAAPAVIIGLFVSPMQALYVIIIVTIVQQFESNIISPRIMSSKLNIHPLTIIILILGVGNFAGIIGMILAVPAYAVTKTVVSNLVRLFKTKRSKRK; via the coding sequence TTGAAATCGAAAGTGCACTTTTGGACATTAGAAGTGCTGATGGTTGTAGGAATTATATTTATTTGCACAAAAATATCGTTTCTATTTCAACCGATTGGTATCTTCATATCAACATTATTTTTCCCAATTTTAATCGCGTTATTTTTATACTTCATATTTAATCCATTGTTAGTCTTTTTGGAGAATAAAAAAGTACCTAGAGGTTTAGCGATTTTACTACTGTATCTTTTTATCATCACATTAACTGGAGTTGCTATTGGAGTAGTTGTTCCAACCATCTCACAACAGCTAATGGATTTAGTGAAAAACATGCCGACTTATATAAAAGAGGGAAAAGTATACATACAAGATCTATCCCATCATAGATTATTTGAATGGCTATCTACACAAAACTACGTTTCCATTGAGACAATTGAGAAAAATGCAATTGAATACTTAAAGGAAATACCAAACACACTTACGTCGAGTGCAACGGCTTTATTTGGTATTATCACGAACGTGGCGTTAGTTATCTTTACAGTACCGTTTATTTTATTTTATATGTTTAAAGATGGACATGCATTTCCAGGGAAAGCTGTTAGTGTATTACCAGAGTCTTACCGTGAAGAAGGACTTCGTATCATAAAGGAAACGAACGAAACATTATCTGCATATATTCAAGGTCAAGCGCTCGTTTGTATGTTTATTGGTGCCTTTACATTTACTGGTTATTTAATCATCGGTTTACCGTATGCTTTCGTTTTAGGAATTATCGCAGCATTTACAAATATAATTCCGAACTTAGGTCCATTTATCGGAGCAGCACCAGCTGTCATTATAGGTCTGTTCGTATCTCCGATGCAAGCTTTGTACGTAATTATTATAGTAACAATCGTACAACAGTTTGAAAGTAACATCATTTCACCGCGTATTATGAGTTCAAAATTAAATATCCATCCGTTAACAATTATCATCCTTATTTTAGGGGTAGGTAATTTCGCGGGAATTATCGGAATGATTTTAGCAGTACCAGCTTATGCGGTAACAAAAACGGTTGTTTCGAACTTAGTGAGATTGTTTAAGACGAAACGAAGTAAACGGAAATAG
- a CDS encoding HNH endonuclease, whose protein sequence is MTQCIICRKDTKELSEQYVIPEILCGYYFTNSICDSCHEHMTTNIDRPLIRHKLSQFKIEQMKKQIDSPLYTNEHGEELAAAETDVVEVSDEILYSNALIMKLCKKHDISLHNEIWKEERVTKVASSIQRELLLDNRKYKMSVLKMAYTFAVQTIDGYFDDPDAIDISTILLNADFMELKEKSIVRDLSKSSLWNTLNTTSENHYFILLSDKDGLFCFIRLFDIFDVVVHLSEKRYNLSSPIVGVNNVDKKGFFVESLKQYMDGLFKETTRSI, encoded by the coding sequence ATGACACAATGCATCATTTGCAGAAAAGATACGAAAGAACTTAGTGAACAATATGTCATTCCAGAGATATTATGTGGATATTATTTCACAAACTCAATTTGTGATTCCTGTCATGAACATATGACAACAAATATTGACCGTCCTTTAATTAGGCATAAACTAAGTCAATTTAAGATTGAGCAAATGAAAAAACAAATCGACTCCCCTCTCTATACGAATGAACATGGTGAGGAGCTAGCAGCCGCTGAGACAGATGTAGTCGAAGTAAGTGATGAGATACTTTATTCCAATGCATTAATTATGAAACTATGTAAAAAGCACGATATTTCATTACATAATGAAATCTGGAAAGAAGAGCGCGTAACAAAAGTAGCTAGTTCTATTCAACGTGAATTGCTATTAGATAACCGTAAATATAAAATGAGTGTATTAAAAATGGCTTATACTTTTGCTGTACAAACAATTGATGGCTACTTTGACGATCCAGATGCGATTGATATTTCTACCATTCTATTAAATGCCGATTTTATGGAATTAAAGGAAAAGAGTATCGTTCGTGACTTAAGCAAAAGCTCTTTATGGAATACATTAAATACAACGAGTGAAAACCATTACTTTATTTTACTTAGTGATAAAGACGGTCTGTTCTGCTTCATTCGCCTATTTGATATTTTTGATGTTGTTGTTCATTTATCAGAAAAAAGATACAATCTTTCATCACCAATTGTCGGCGTAAATAATGTAGACAAAAAAGGATTTTTTGTGGAAAGTTTAAAACAGTATATGGATGGGCTATTTAAAGAAACTACACGTTCTATTTAA
- a CDS encoding putative holin-like toxin: MSEIALLLQGGLFLIALLTFIVVLIDKLKK; the protein is encoded by the coding sequence GTGAGTGAAATTGCGTTGTTACTGCAAGGTGGACTGTTTCTCATTGCATTGTTAACGTTTATTGTCGTCTTAATTGACAAGCTCAAAAAATAA
- the ssuD gene encoding FMNH2-dependent alkanesulfonate monooxygenase, protein MEILWFIPAYGDGRYLGTTKRGRAAEYGYYKQVAGAADYLGYTGVLLPTGQGCEDPWVLASALAAETENLKFLVAVRPGLMSPTVAARMASTFDRISEGRLLINVVAGGDPVELQGDGLYLEHDERYEAADEFLTVWKSTLQGETISLEGKHIKVTDSKVVFPPLQTPYPPIYFGGSSAAGKEVAAEHSDVYLTWGEPPEQVKEKIEEVRKLAEAKGRTVRFGIRLHIIVRETEEEAWEEAERLIQYVDNQTIELAQKTFARYDSVGQKRMTHLNKGTRESLEISPNLWAGIGLVRGGAGTALVGDPHTVAERIKEYESLGIDTFVLSGYPHLEEAYEVAELLFPLLKDEKKQKNKIVGEMIADAYALEK, encoded by the coding sequence ATGGAAATATTATGGTTTATTCCGGCTTATGGAGATGGTCGATATTTAGGAACGACAAAACGAGGAAGAGCAGCTGAATATGGCTACTATAAACAAGTTGCCGGGGCAGCTGATTATTTAGGATATACGGGTGTTTTACTTCCAACTGGCCAAGGGTGTGAAGACCCCTGGGTATTAGCTTCAGCTCTTGCTGCTGAAACAGAGAATTTAAAATTTTTAGTTGCAGTTAGACCAGGACTGATGTCACCGACAGTTGCAGCAAGGATGGCATCAACATTTGATAGAATTTCAGAGGGGAGACTGCTTATTAATGTTGTAGCTGGAGGAGACCCAGTTGAATTACAAGGAGATGGACTATACCTTGAACATGATGAAAGATATGAAGCAGCCGATGAGTTTTTGACAGTTTGGAAGTCAACTTTACAAGGTGAGACAATCTCTTTAGAAGGAAAACATATTAAAGTTACGGATAGTAAAGTTGTATTTCCACCACTTCAAACACCTTATCCACCTATATATTTCGGCGGATCATCAGCTGCGGGTAAAGAAGTTGCTGCGGAACATAGTGATGTATATTTAACGTGGGGAGAGCCACCAGAGCAAGTGAAAGAAAAAATAGAAGAAGTAAGAAAACTTGCAGAAGCGAAAGGGCGTACTGTGCGATTCGGTATTCGATTACACATTATCGTTCGAGAAACGGAAGAGGAAGCATGGGAAGAGGCAGAACGTTTAATTCAATATGTAGATAATCAAACAATTGAGCTTGCTCAAAAGACATTTGCAAGATATGATTCAGTTGGTCAAAAACGGATGACACATTTAAATAAAGGAACAAGGGAGTCGTTAGAGATAAGTCCTAACTTATGGGCTGGAATCGGACTTGTAAGAGGTGGTGCAGGTACTGCACTTGTAGGAGATCCGCATACAGTAGCGGAAAGAATAAAAGAATATGAATCCCTAGGAATCGATACATTTGTTTTATCAGGATATCCTCACTTAGAAGAAGCATATGAAGTAGCAGAACTGTTATTCCCTTTGTTGAAAGACGAGAAGAAACAAAAAAATAAAATTGTTGGTGAAATGATAGCTGATGCATATGCATTAGAAAAATAA
- a CDS encoding ABC transporter permease: MENTKAVMKPTRITIEKNNVKKVRKLNLKVLVRAITIPIIILMIWQLAGVFGLVSKTVLPTPLDIFLAFQELIKTGELFGHLSISVFRAAAGFFIGGSLGIILGTIVGFSTRSEQYLDPSVQMLRTVPHLAVAPLFVLWFGFGETSKVLLIADGAFFPLYVNAFLGIRGVDSKLFDVARVLEFSRRKLITKLILPAALPNLLLGARLSLGVVWVSLVVAELMGSTEGIGYMIMDARQFSNTDIVFVGIIIFAFVGKFSDSLVRLLEVKFLRWRDNFKGETGN; encoded by the coding sequence TTGGAAAACACGAAAGCGGTTATGAAACCAACGAGGATAACGATCGAGAAAAATAATGTAAAGAAAGTGCGAAAGTTAAATTTAAAAGTTTTAGTAAGGGCAATTACTATACCGATTATCATATTAATGATTTGGCAGTTGGCCGGTGTATTCGGTCTTGTTTCTAAAACAGTTTTACCAACGCCATTAGATATATTTTTAGCTTTTCAAGAACTTATAAAAACAGGAGAGTTATTCGGTCATTTAAGTATTAGTGTATTTAGGGCAGCAGCTGGTTTCTTTATCGGCGGGAGCTTAGGAATCATTTTAGGAACGATTGTTGGATTTTCAACGAGAAGTGAGCAATATTTAGATCCGTCTGTACAGATGTTAAGAACTGTACCGCATTTAGCAGTTGCGCCGCTTTTCGTATTATGGTTCGGTTTTGGTGAAACATCAAAAGTATTACTTATTGCAGACGGGGCATTTTTTCCATTATACGTAAATGCTTTTTTAGGAATACGAGGTGTAGATTCAAAGTTATTCGATGTTGCAAGAGTGTTAGAGTTTAGTAGACGGAAATTAATTACGAAACTAATTTTACCAGCAGCATTGCCTAACCTTTTACTTGGGGCAAGATTATCTTTAGGTGTTGTATGGGTAAGTTTAGTAGTAGCAGAACTGATGGGATCTACAGAAGGTATTGGCTATATGATTATGGACGCAAGGCAATTCTCCAATACAGACATCGTATTTGTCGGTATTATTATCTTTGCATTTGTTGGAAAGTTTTCTGATTCACTTGTACGTTTACTAGAAGTGAAGTTTTTAAGATGGCGAGATAATTTTAAGGGTGAGACAGGAAATTAA